The proteins below come from a single Deltaproteobacteria bacterium genomic window:
- a CDS encoding HAMP domain-containing histidine kinase, which produces MSQRMRIASTAHLDKKRTVILLRSVVIFTTSYLVLFGGHALSLSNVGYVAALVLSNAALAWCPRVVFDAPQFAAVLLLGDTALVLLGLYQTVGFSQEFLIVYFFTIFLTTAAESLAQIAVGATLISGLYGYWLWLSTAGPLDASHWLRLPFFFVVAIFYAFLTDELKVERRRREQAEREREHLRLLLQVAGTTEGAAITSECTTGIRTFIESAFPHLRCSVRLNGAALEDEPGALALSIEAYGERFGVVTVRCEGGAVSDTERTMCALVIHAVASALYTARQVEVARVASRLKEEFLATLSHELRTPLHAIIGYSDLVEGAIDPAADPMIAEGISRVRVNAQRLHDLLEEMLGFASLRAGHTQPMMAPMPIEGLVGEMAAYVKDLLTGRPIDVQVDLPADPPTIVTDYLKLRQVLRSVLSNAAKFTEEGRVRLVVARRGEDHISISISDTGIGISPADLHIIFDDFRQIDGSSTRRFGGVGLGLALARAMISVLGGTLEANSRVGEGSTFRILLPIGGVGLNDTRGGARLTRSTLSHDGASEGGWATV; this is translated from the coding sequence ATGTCACAACGTATGCGCATCGCCTCGACTGCGCACCTCGACAAGAAGCGAACAGTTATACTGCTGCGTTCGGTCGTGATTTTCACGACCTCGTACCTGGTCCTCTTCGGCGGCCACGCGCTGTCGCTGAGCAATGTGGGATATGTGGCGGCGCTGGTCCTTTCGAACGCCGCGCTCGCGTGGTGTCCGCGCGTCGTCTTCGACGCGCCGCAGTTTGCCGCGGTGCTGCTGCTCGGCGACACGGCGCTGGTGCTGCTCGGGCTGTATCAGACGGTGGGGTTCTCGCAGGAGTTCCTGATCGTCTATTTCTTCACGATCTTTCTCACCACCGCAGCCGAGAGCCTGGCCCAGATCGCCGTCGGCGCCACTCTGATCAGCGGTCTGTATGGGTATTGGCTGTGGCTCAGCACAGCTGGCCCGCTCGACGCGTCGCACTGGCTGCGGCTACCGTTTTTCTTCGTGGTGGCGATTTTCTACGCGTTTCTCACCGATGAACTCAAAGTGGAGCGGCGGCGGCGCGAACAGGCCGAGCGTGAACGCGAACACCTGCGGCTGCTGCTACAAGTCGCTGGGACGACTGAGGGCGCGGCCATCACGAGTGAATGTACTACAGGTATTCGCACGTTCATCGAGTCGGCGTTTCCTCACCTGCGTTGTTCGGTGCGTCTCAACGGCGCGGCACTCGAGGATGAGCCGGGCGCTCTGGCGCTGTCGATCGAAGCCTACGGTGAGCGGTTTGGCGTAGTGACCGTGCGATGCGAGGGCGGCGCGGTGAGCGACACCGAGCGCACGATGTGTGCGCTGGTCATTCACGCCGTGGCAAGCGCGCTCTACACGGCGCGGCAGGTGGAGGTGGCGCGCGTCGCGTCGCGATTGAAGGAGGAATTTCTCGCTACGCTGTCGCACGAGCTGCGAACGCCGCTGCACGCGATCATCGGCTACAGCGATCTCGTCGAGGGCGCGATTGACCCGGCGGCCGATCCGATGATTGCGGAAGGCATCAGCCGGGTTCGCGTCAATGCGCAACGACTGCACGATCTCTTGGAGGAGATGTTGGGCTTTGCCAGTCTGCGCGCCGGACACACGCAGCCGATGATGGCGCCGATGCCGATCGAAGGACTGGTCGGCGAGATGGCGGCGTACGTGAAGGACTTGCTCACCGGCCGCCCCATCGACGTGCAGGTGGATCTGCCCGCCGACCCGCCGACGATCGTGACCGACTATCTGAAGCTTCGCCAAGTGTTGCGCAGCGTGCTGAGCAACGCCGCCAAGTTTACCGAGGAAGGCCGGGTGCGTCTGGTCGTCGCCCGCCGCGGGGAAGACCACATCAGCATTAGCATCAGCGACACGGGGATCGGCATCTCCCCGGCAGATCTGCACATCATCTTCGACGACTTTCGCCAGATCGATGGATCGAGTACGCGCCGCTTCGGCGGCGTCGGACTCGGCCTCGCGCTGGCGCGCGCCATGATCAGCGTACTTGGCGGCACGTTGGAAGCGAACAGCCGCGTCGGCGAAGGGTCGACGTTTCGGATATTGCTTCCTATCGGAGGGGTGGGCTTGAACGACACGCGTGGCGGCGCGCGACTGACACGCTCGACCCTGTCGCACGACGGCGCGTCGGAAGGCGGGTGGGCGACGGTTTGA
- a CDS encoding acetyl-CoA acetyltransferase → MKDRVAVVGVGCTKFGDLFDKSYEDLICDAAFAAYDDAKIDPQEINASYLGTYLPGPNGGKAAVSLGDALRLYDRPITRVENYCATGTDAFRNGCLAIESGAADIVLVLGAEKLKDRGGRGLPRLGHPLLAKGNSAPGLFALAANRYMHTFGMGRETLAKVAVKNHFNGARNPKAHLQMEVTEEQVLKAPMIASPFGLFDCCPTTDGAAAAILCRADLAKRFRDDFILVKGYGLAVTTGRPYFDPTFDYLGFRSTQMAAQQAYKMAGIEASDIDFAEVHDCFTWTEISNTEDLGFCKKGEGGRLVDEGRTRLDGDIPINPSGGLKSFGHPIGASGVRMIYECVEQLRGQCGERQVRAPELGLAHNVGGPGAVSCVVILGNN, encoded by the coding sequence ATGAAGGATCGAGTGGCGGTCGTCGGCGTCGGCTGTACGAAGTTTGGAGACCTGTTCGACAAGAGTTACGAAGATCTCATCTGCGATGCCGCGTTCGCGGCGTATGACGACGCCAAGATCGACCCGCAAGAGATCAACGCGTCCTATCTCGGCACGTACTTGCCCGGGCCAAACGGCGGCAAAGCGGCCGTGTCGTTGGGGGATGCGTTGCGGCTCTACGATCGGCCGATCACGCGCGTCGAGAACTACTGCGCCACCGGCACCGACGCCTTTCGCAACGGCTGCTTGGCGATCGAATCCGGCGCCGCCGACATCGTGTTGGTCCTGGGCGCGGAGAAGCTGAAGGATCGCGGTGGGCGCGGGCTGCCTCGTCTGGGTCATCCGTTGCTGGCGAAGGGGAACTCGGCGCCGGGATTGTTTGCGTTAGCGGCCAATCGCTACATGCATACCTTCGGGATGGGACGGGAGACCCTCGCCAAGGTTGCGGTGAAGAATCATTTCAATGGGGCGCGCAATCCGAAAGCGCACCTGCAGATGGAAGTGACGGAAGAACAGGTATTGAAGGCTCCGATGATCGCGTCACCCTTCGGCTTGTTCGACTGTTGCCCGACCACCGATGGTGCGGCGGCCGCGATCCTCTGTCGGGCTGATTTGGCGAAGCGATTCCGCGACGACTTCATTCTGGTGAAGGGCTACGGCTTGGCGGTGACGACCGGGCGGCCGTATTTCGATCCTACCTTCGACTATCTCGGTTTTCGTTCGACGCAGATGGCCGCGCAGCAGGCATACAAGATGGCCGGTATCGAAGCGTCGGATATAGATTTTGCCGAGGTTCACGACTGCTTTACGTGGACCGAGATTTCCAACACAGAGGATCTCGGCTTTTGCAAAAAAGGCGAAGGTGGTCGTTTGGTGGACGAAGGGCGTACGCGGCTCGATGGAGATATCCCGATCAACCCCAGCGGTGGCCTGAAATCCTTCGGCCACCCGATCGGAGCGAGCGGGGTCCGCATGATCTACGAGTGCGTCGAACAATTGCGCGGGCAGTGTGGTGAGCGGCAGGTTCGCGCACCCGAACTCGGCTTGGCGCACAACGTCGGCGGCCCGGGCGCGGTCTCCTGCGTCGTGATTTTGGGCAACAACTAA
- a CDS encoding CoA transferase → MSTTAPLEGIRVADFTWVWAGPYCTLQLAHLGAEVIRVETATRICVTRLLPPWADGEFGFNRSGYFNQYNQGKRSLALDLKQPHAIDIAKELIAKCDIVCENFAAGVMDRMGLGYEVLRQIKSDIIMIALSGYGATGPESHYVSYGPAQVPLSGLSSVTGYRDWPPMHVGISYGDPNGGLHGAVAVLAALHHRARTGRGQYIDLSQQETTIAVLAEAVMEYTMNGAQPPRDGNRVPQMAPHGVFRCRGDERWVAIAVRHDDDWRRFADLTGLPALATDARFATLAARKQNEDALEAIVGTWTETRGPEEATRELQTAGIPAFTSMSNRDLSEDPHLNEAGFFVSLPHPEVGIRQHAGIPWRLSRTPTAVRRAAPCLGQDTDYVMGEILGYSADAIQRLKEENVLN, encoded by the coding sequence ATGTCTACCACTGCTCCACTCGAAGGCATCCGCGTCGCCGACTTCACGTGGGTGTGGGCCGGTCCGTACTGCACGCTACAGCTCGCGCATCTAGGCGCGGAAGTGATTCGCGTCGAAACCGCGACGCGCATCTGCGTCACGCGACTGCTGCCGCCCTGGGCCGACGGGGAATTTGGCTTCAATCGCAGCGGGTACTTCAATCAATACAACCAAGGCAAGCGCAGTCTCGCCCTGGATCTGAAACAACCGCACGCCATCGACATCGCCAAGGAGCTGATCGCCAAATGCGACATAGTGTGCGAGAACTTTGCGGCCGGCGTGATGGATCGTATGGGCCTCGGCTACGAGGTGCTGCGCCAGATCAAATCGGACATCATCATGATCGCATTGTCGGGCTACGGCGCCACTGGACCCGAGAGTCACTACGTTTCCTACGGGCCGGCGCAGGTTCCGCTGTCCGGTCTCTCGTCGGTGACGGGTTACCGCGACTGGCCGCCGATGCATGTGGGTATCTCCTACGGCGATCCAAACGGGGGACTGCACGGGGCGGTTGCAGTGCTGGCAGCGTTGCACCATCGCGCCCGCACCGGGCGCGGGCAGTACATCGACCTCTCGCAGCAAGAGACCACCATCGCGGTGCTCGCCGAAGCGGTCATGGAGTACACGATGAACGGCGCGCAGCCACCGCGCGACGGCAATCGCGTGCCCCAGATGGCGCCGCACGGGGTCTTCCGCTGCCGTGGCGATGAGCGCTGGGTGGCCATCGCCGTGCGGCACGACGACGACTGGCGCCGGTTCGCTGATCTCACCGGCCTACCGGCGCTCGCTACCGATGCGCGCTTTGCTACGTTGGCCGCGCGCAAGCAGAACGAGGATGCGCTCGAAGCCATCGTCGGAACCTGGACCGAGACACGCGGCCCGGAAGAAGCAACCCGCGAGCTGCAGACGGCGGGCATTCCCGCTTTCACGTCGATGAGCAATCGCGACCTCTCCGAGGACCCCCATCTGAACGAGGCCGGGTTCTTCGTATCGTTGCCGCACCCCGAAGTCGGCATACGACAACACGCAGGAATCCCATGGCGCCTGTCGCGCACGCCAACCGCAGTCCGACGGGCGGCACCATGCCTCGGTCAAGACACCGACTATGTGATGGGCGAGATCCTCGGCTACTCCGCCGATGCCATCCAGCGGCTCAAGGAAGAAAACGTTCTCAACTGA
- a CDS encoding CoA transferase, giving the protein MAEQALSGVRVIEYGEMVAAPYATKLLADLGADVIKVEPLGGDPARRHGPFPGGKPDPDASGLFIYLNSNKRSITLDLHSARGQDVFAALVADADVLVHNAPPAQMAGLGIDYRALSQRNPRLVMTSVTPFGLTGPHCDYATTDLILWNAGGVAYLNGGGPGSGAMPPLKTFGEQAGFQGGVNAAIATLGALYAAARDQQGQHVVVSIQESIAAILELTFEYWPYMGLVASRLGVKPIQPLDFMECRDGWIFLCCIEEHQWRGFVELMGTPEWASMELFDNRLTRAQNWDALKLLLQDWVSQQSVTELYRAAQARRIPFAPVSTMGDLLHSEHLKTRGFFATVAQPGVGAVTLPGAPFHFSQTPWRLVTPAPRLGEHTTDVLTRQLGIAAAQVDDLRQRGVV; this is encoded by the coding sequence ATGGCGGAGCAAGCACTCAGCGGCGTGCGAGTCATCGAGTACGGCGAGATGGTCGCGGCGCCATACGCGACCAAGTTGCTGGCGGATCTTGGCGCCGACGTCATCAAAGTCGAACCGCTGGGCGGCGATCCGGCACGCCGCCATGGCCCATTCCCGGGCGGCAAGCCGGATCCCGATGCCAGCGGCTTGTTCATTTATCTCAACAGCAACAAGCGCAGCATCACGCTCGATCTCCACAGCGCCCGCGGACAAGATGTGTTTGCGGCGCTAGTCGCCGACGCGGACGTCTTGGTGCACAACGCGCCGCCCGCTCAGATGGCCGGGCTGGGCATCGATTACCGAGCGCTGTCGCAACGCAACCCACGCTTGGTGATGACCTCGGTGACGCCGTTCGGGCTGACGGGCCCGCACTGCGACTACGCCACAACCGATTTGATCTTGTGGAACGCCGGTGGCGTCGCCTATCTCAACGGCGGCGGGCCGGGTAGCGGAGCCATGCCGCCGCTCAAGACGTTCGGCGAGCAGGCAGGCTTTCAAGGCGGTGTGAACGCCGCCATTGCCACACTCGGCGCGTTGTACGCAGCGGCGCGTGACCAGCAAGGCCAACATGTGGTCGTCTCGATCCAGGAATCCATCGCCGCCATCCTCGAACTCACTTTCGAGTATTGGCCGTACATGGGTCTGGTGGCCTCGCGCCTCGGTGTCAAGCCTATCCAGCCACTCGATTTCATGGAGTGCCGCGATGGTTGGATTTTTCTCTGCTGCATCGAGGAACATCAGTGGCGCGGCTTCGTCGAGCTGATGGGCACTCCCGAGTGGGCTAGTATGGAGTTGTTCGACAACCGCCTCACCCGCGCCCAAAACTGGGATGCATTGAAACTGCTGTTGCAGGACTGGGTGTCGCAGCAGAGCGTCACCGAACTCTACCGCGCCGCGCAGGCGCGCCGTATTCCATTCGCGCCGGTCTCGACGATGGGTGATCTCCTGCATTCCGAGCACCTCAAGACGCGTGGTTTCTTCGCCACCGTGGCACAACCGGGCGTCGGCGCCGTCACCCTACCCGGAGCACCGTTTCATTTTTCGCAAACCCCGTGGCGTCTGGTCACGCCCGCGCCGCGACTCGGTGAGCACACGACCGACGTGCTGACGCGGCAGCTCGGCATTGCGGCTGCGCAGGTCGACGACTTGCGTCAACGAGGCGTCGTGTAG
- a CDS encoding VCBS repeat-containing protein: MRRGYAALALGLLVCGAVRAASAQTPAVKFKPRTDVVVPGETPFDLVAADLNKDQKSDIAVANMDSGDIAVLLGKGDGSFETGVTYGAGDFPTAIAAGKVTNDDNVDLAVANDGSSNVSLFIGSATGTFTGPTNTDTALSPPEAVVLADFNGDTKLDLATAELFDDTVTVRLGNRNATGTFGDARSVNVAGGPFGMAAGDFDGDTKLDLVVSANDVNRVVILHGNGDGTFVAPDCALVPTPAGCLTVGGVDSAPAGVTVGDLNGDQKLDIVSANNASDDISVLINNGDGTFAAALNLGTGFTSFPESVRIADFNGDGKADIVAVNNETANIAIFTGHGDGTFDTAVFFALPDLSSPLAVEVTDLNGDGQPDVVTVNADAASMSVLLNDSAVQCTGDCDGSDSVTVEELVRGVNIALGTAPLSDCPSFDKNDSGDVTVEELIIGVNNALGECSA, encoded by the coding sequence ATGCGACGAGGGTATGCCGCACTTGCACTTGGATTGTTAGTCTGCGGCGCGGTCAGAGCAGCCAGTGCGCAAACCCCGGCCGTGAAGTTCAAGCCGAGAACCGATGTGGTGGTGCCGGGCGAAACCCCCTTTGATCTCGTGGCGGCCGATCTCAACAAGGATCAGAAGTCCGATATCGCGGTGGCCAACATGGATTCGGGAGACATCGCCGTGCTCTTGGGCAAGGGCGACGGCAGCTTCGAGACCGGCGTTACGTACGGCGCCGGCGACTTTCCGACCGCGATCGCTGCCGGCAAGGTTACCAACGACGACAACGTCGACCTCGCGGTAGCCAACGACGGGTCGAGTAACGTCAGCCTTTTCATCGGCTCCGCGACCGGTACGTTTACCGGACCAACCAACACCGACACGGCGCTCTCGCCGCCGGAAGCTGTGGTCCTCGCCGACTTCAACGGCGACACCAAGCTCGATCTAGCGACCGCAGAACTGTTTGACGATACTGTCACGGTGCGACTCGGCAACCGGAATGCGACCGGGACGTTTGGCGACGCCAGATCAGTCAACGTAGCCGGCGGCCCGTTTGGCATGGCGGCCGGCGATTTCGACGGCGACACCAAGCTTGACTTGGTCGTCTCGGCGAATGACGTCAATCGTGTTGTGATTCTCCACGGCAACGGCGACGGGACATTTGTGGCGCCCGATTGCGCGCTGGTTCCGACTCCTGCTGGGTGCCTGACCGTCGGCGGCGTCGACTCCGCGCCTGCTGGCGTGACAGTCGGTGACCTTAACGGAGATCAAAAGCTCGATATCGTATCGGCCAACAACGCCTCGGACGATATTTCGGTCCTGATCAACAATGGCGACGGCACGTTCGCCGCGGCGCTGAACCTGGGCACCGGCTTCACCAGCTTTCCTGAGTCGGTCCGCATCGCTGACTTCAATGGCGACGGCAAGGCCGACATCGTGGCGGTTAACAACGAGACCGCAAACATCGCGATCTTCACGGGCCATGGCGATGGCACCTTTGATACCGCGGTATTTTTCGCGCTGCCCGACCTGTCGAGCCCGTTGGCGGTGGAGGTAACCGATCTGAACGGCGATGGCCAACCCGATGTCGTGACGGTCAACGCGGACGCTGCCAGTATGTCGGTGCTCTTGAATGACAGTGCCGTACAGTGTACTGGCGACTGCGACGGCTCGGACAGCGTCACCGTTGAGGAGCTCGTGCGCGGCGTCAATATCGCCCTTGGGACCGCCCCGTTGAGCGATTGTCCGTCGTTTGACAAGAACGATAGCGGGGATGTCAC